In a single window of the Silurus meridionalis isolate SWU-2019-XX chromosome 8, ASM1480568v1, whole genome shotgun sequence genome:
- the entpd6 gene encoding ectonucleoside triphosphate diphosphohydrolase 6 isoform X1, protein MTAQKTKPSPSTLSTIKEWTTSMKIPKLAFVFLLVVCLVVYLTYVKRHFESTQMSKSQLEQLYKSELHKRPTSAEVVSEVFHYGIMFDAGSTGTRIHIFQFQSDPNAATKLGSETFKAIKPGLSAYADDPQKCKEGLLTLLEVAKKTVPPDQWGSTPLALRATAGLRLLPGEKATHLLDTVKEVFSKSSFPHRPDSVSIMDGTDEGVSAWITVNFLLGGLHGSDVPTVGMLDLGGGSTQITFSPQDEKTIQTSPIDYVTSFQMFNTSHNLYSHSYLGLGLMSARLAVLGGVEGQPVGGGQELVSPCLAPDYTGEWEHAEVIYTLKGQKAGEPIYESCLSKVEKMIYKRVQKAEEVKHMEFYAFSYYYDRAVDLGLIDEKNGGSLRVGDYIAGAKTVCKNMEASSGENPFLCLDLTYISVLLQELGFPLEKELKLARKINDVETSWALGATFYYMESLHRH, encoded by the exons ATGACGGCCCAGAAGACGAAACCCTCCCCAAGCACGTTGTCCACCATCAAAGAGTGGACCACGAGCATGAAGATCCCAAAGCTGGCCTTCGTCTTTCTCCTGGTGGTCTGCCTTGTGGTGTACCTCACGTATGTGAAGCGCCATTTCGAGAGCACACAAATGTCCAAATCGCAACTGGAGCAGCTTTACAAATCAGAGCTCCACAAGAGGCCGACCTCAGCCGAGGTGGTCAGTGAAGTGTTCCACTATGGCATCATGTTTGATGCTGGAAGCACTGGGACAAGAATCCACATCTTTCAGTTTCAGTCGGATCCtaatg CCGCTACGAAATTGGGCTCGGAGACGTTTAAAGCGATAAAACCGGGACTGTCTGCGTACGCCGACGATCCGCAAAAG TGTAAAGAAGGATTGTTGACGCTGTTGGAGGTGGCAAAGAAGACCGTGCCTCCCGATCAGTGGGGTTCAACCCCTCTTGCCCTGCGAGCCACAGCGGGACTCAGGCTGCTGCCAGGGGAGAAAGCAACACACCTCCTGGACACG GTGAAGGAGGTGTTTTCTAAGTCTTCGTTTCCTCATAGACCTGACAGCGTGTCAATCATGGATGGTACAGATGAGG GAGTGTCTGCTTGGATCACCGTAAACTTTTTATTAG GTGGTCTTCATGGGTCTGATGTTCCCACAGTGGGCATGCTGGATCTAGGAGGTGGCTCGACCCAGATCACTTTCTCACCACAGGATGAG AAAACCATCCAGACCTCCCCGATCGACTACGTGACGTCGTTTCAGATGTTCAACACCAGCCACAATCTATATTCCCACAG CTACCTGGGACTTGGTTTGATGTCTGCCAGACTGGCTGTGTTAGGAGGGGTTGAAGGACAGCCTG TAGGGGGCGGTCAGGAGCTAGTGAGTCCGTGTCTGGCTCCAGATTACACCGGAGAGTGGGAGCATGCAGAGGTCATCTACACACTAAAGGGTCAGAAAGCAG GAGAGCCCATCTACGAGTCTTGTTTGAGCAAAGTAGAGAAGATGATTTACAAACGAGTGCAGAAAGCAGAAGAGGTAAAGCACATGGAGTTCTATGCATTCTCGTATTACTACGACCGCGCTGTGGACCTGGGCCTCATCG ATGAGAAGAACGGAGGATCCCTTCGAGTAGGCGACTACATAGCTGGTGCCAAAACAG TGTGTAAGAACATGGAGGCCAGTTCAGGAGAAAACCCTTTCCTCTGTCTggacctcacctacatctcaGTGCTGCTGCAGGAGCTTGGCTTCCCCCTTGAGAAAGAGCTGAAG CTGGCCAGAAAAATCAACGACGTGGAGACGAGCTGGGCTTTAGGAGCCACCTTCTATTACATGGAGTCTCTCCACAGACACTAA
- the entpd6 gene encoding ectonucleoside triphosphate diphosphohydrolase 6 isoform X2, which produces MTAQKTKPSPSTLSTIKEWTTSMKIPKLAFVFLLVVCLVVYLTYVKRHFESTQMSKSQLEQLYKSELHKRPTSAEVVSEVFHYGIMFDAGSTGTRIHIFQFQSDPNAATKLGSETFKAIKPGLSAYADDPQKCKEGLLTLLEVAKKTVPPDQWGSTPLALRATAGLRLLPGEKATHLLDTVKEVFSKSSFPHRPDSVSIMDGTDEGVSAWITVNFLLGGLHGSDVPTVGMLDLGGGSTQITFSPQDEKTIQTSPIDYVTSFQMFNTSHNLYSHSYLGLGLMSARLAVLGGVEGQPGGGQELVSPCLAPDYTGEWEHAEVIYTLKGQKAGEPIYESCLSKVEKMIYKRVQKAEEVKHMEFYAFSYYYDRAVDLGLIDEKNGGSLRVGDYIAGAKTVCKNMEASSGENPFLCLDLTYISVLLQELGFPLEKELKLARKINDVETSWALGATFYYMESLHRH; this is translated from the exons ATGACGGCCCAGAAGACGAAACCCTCCCCAAGCACGTTGTCCACCATCAAAGAGTGGACCACGAGCATGAAGATCCCAAAGCTGGCCTTCGTCTTTCTCCTGGTGGTCTGCCTTGTGGTGTACCTCACGTATGTGAAGCGCCATTTCGAGAGCACACAAATGTCCAAATCGCAACTGGAGCAGCTTTACAAATCAGAGCTCCACAAGAGGCCGACCTCAGCCGAGGTGGTCAGTGAAGTGTTCCACTATGGCATCATGTTTGATGCTGGAAGCACTGGGACAAGAATCCACATCTTTCAGTTTCAGTCGGATCCtaatg CCGCTACGAAATTGGGCTCGGAGACGTTTAAAGCGATAAAACCGGGACTGTCTGCGTACGCCGACGATCCGCAAAAG TGTAAAGAAGGATTGTTGACGCTGTTGGAGGTGGCAAAGAAGACCGTGCCTCCCGATCAGTGGGGTTCAACCCCTCTTGCCCTGCGAGCCACAGCGGGACTCAGGCTGCTGCCAGGGGAGAAAGCAACACACCTCCTGGACACG GTGAAGGAGGTGTTTTCTAAGTCTTCGTTTCCTCATAGACCTGACAGCGTGTCAATCATGGATGGTACAGATGAGG GAGTGTCTGCTTGGATCACCGTAAACTTTTTATTAG GTGGTCTTCATGGGTCTGATGTTCCCACAGTGGGCATGCTGGATCTAGGAGGTGGCTCGACCCAGATCACTTTCTCACCACAGGATGAG AAAACCATCCAGACCTCCCCGATCGACTACGTGACGTCGTTTCAGATGTTCAACACCAGCCACAATCTATATTCCCACAG CTACCTGGGACTTGGTTTGATGTCTGCCAGACTGGCTGTGTTAGGAGGGGTTGAAGGACAGCCTG GGGGCGGTCAGGAGCTAGTGAGTCCGTGTCTGGCTCCAGATTACACCGGAGAGTGGGAGCATGCAGAGGTCATCTACACACTAAAGGGTCAGAAAGCAG GAGAGCCCATCTACGAGTCTTGTTTGAGCAAAGTAGAGAAGATGATTTACAAACGAGTGCAGAAAGCAGAAGAGGTAAAGCACATGGAGTTCTATGCATTCTCGTATTACTACGACCGCGCTGTGGACCTGGGCCTCATCG ATGAGAAGAACGGAGGATCCCTTCGAGTAGGCGACTACATAGCTGGTGCCAAAACAG TGTGTAAGAACATGGAGGCCAGTTCAGGAGAAAACCCTTTCCTCTGTCTggacctcacctacatctcaGTGCTGCTGCAGGAGCTTGGCTTCCCCCTTGAGAAAGAGCTGAAG CTGGCCAGAAAAATCAACGACGTGGAGACGAGCTGGGCTTTAGGAGCCACCTTCTATTACATGGAGTCTCTCCACAGACACTAA